Genomic segment of Caproiciproducens sp. NJN-50:
CGCAAGCGGCTGGTTTTTCCTCCGGTTTCTTGTCACCCGCGCCACAAGCTGTGCCGCAAGCGGCAGGAGCTTTTCCTTCGGTTTCTTTCTTGTCAAACAAATTTTTAAGAGACATCACTCAAGTCCTCCTGATCAGAATTCAGACTTTATGCCCAGTCATTGATTTGACTGCATTCTCTGTCTGTGATTCCATTGTAGCGTGCAAAAACAGGCATGAAAAGTACGCACCTTTCTATTACCCAGTTACCTTTTTATAACCTTTGCGTGTTTATGGGCTTTTTCAACTCAAAATAATTTCGGGTATTCTTCATCTTCCTGATTGGCTTGACAGGCAGGCTGCGCAACAGTATGATATGGTATATAATATTCAAATTGAAACCTGTATTTATATTGAAACTAAAGGGGGTGGAGATGTCCATATGCTTACCAAAGAAGAACTGCCCGCCTGTCCGGTTGCAACGATCGTACAGTTGATCGGAAACAAGTGGAAACTGCTCATTATCCGAAATCTTCTCGCAGGAACACAACGCTTTAATGAAATGCGCCGCACGATTCCCGGCATCAGCCAAAAGGTTCTGACAGATAACCTTCGTTCTCTTGAAGAAGACGGACTTGTCACGCGCAGGATTTTTGCGGAGGTCCCGCCCCGTGTGGAATACTCCCTCAGCGAGCTTGGCAGGACACTGAAGCCGGTCTTTGATTCTATGCAGGCCTGGGGCGAAGGTTATCAGGAACTCGTTAGAAATAGTGCGGAAAAATAAGCATGTTATGGACACGAAGGTAAGAACATAAGTTAGACACTTAGATCAAAAGTGTCCAAACCCGCGTGAATAAAGGGTCAGACATAGAAAACAGCGGCTGATATTTAGACATTCTGAAAGAAATGTTCTAAACATCAACCGCCGTTTATTTTGTGTCATTTGCTCATTTTAGATGCAGACCCTATTATTCACAATTGAACCGTCATCCCCAATGCTTTAAACAAACGGCGCTCAGTTTGTCGTATATCTTCGCGTCTTTCCACGCGGTGAACGCGTTCTTGTACACGCCGAAGCAGTCGGTATATATCTCGTGATTCTTCATGACGGGTTCCACCTTGCCGGTGATGTGAACCATGTTCTCCACACCCTCGCTCAAGCTGCCGAATATGCCCGCGCCCGTCGCGCCCAGAACCGCCGCGCCCACGAGGCCGATAGCCTGTCCGACCGGGCGCGGCAGCCGGATACCAGCTTCCCGAAGAATTTCAAACGCGAATAGCATAATTAACGCTTCCACAAAAGCGGGAAATGGCGTTCCTTCGCGTGCTTTGGCTATAGTAAACAACAACGTGGTGGGCAGCAGTTCTTGATGAAAGGCGGTCAGAGAGATGTAAACAGCGGGACCAAACACGGCGATGAGGAACGCGACAAAGCGCAAAATTCTCGTCAGACTTGCATACAACGGACGCGTATAATAATCCTCGGCCGTCTGAAAACTTTCGATAAACAGCATTGGCGCCGTCAGCACAAATGGTGTGCCGTCCACCACAATAGCAGTGCGGCCCTCCAGAATACGCGCCGCGACCACGTCCGGTTTCTCGCTGTATCCTATGGTTGCAAATGGAGAAAACGGCGCATCGTCAATATATTCCTCAATGTAACCGGATTCCAAGATCGAATCCACATCCAGGTGGCCGATGCGGTATTTGACTGTATCCACCACTTGGGGATCGGCTACGCCATCTAAATAGATCAGGCAAATATCGGTTTGGGTTTTTCGACCGACAGTCATATGGTCCACGCGAAGATGTTCGTTGCGGATCTTACGCCGGATCAGCGACGTATTGGTGCGCAGATTTTCGGTGAAACCCTCGCGTGGTCCGCGCACAACCGTCTCGGACTGGGGTTCGCTGACACTTCGTTTTTCCCAGCCCTTTGTGCTGATGACAAGTCCGGTTAATTATGCCGGGATATCATCACACGGTATTTGCATCGATTTCTGAAGAATTTGCAATGCACTCCATCACTATGACGGCAGCTTCCAAATCCTTTAACTTAGCGGGTATGCAGACGTCCTGTGTTATTATACCTAATAAAGAACTGCGCGATGCGTTCCATGCCGAGCAACTTCTGGATGAGGTAAATCCGAAGAGCAATATTCTTGGTTATGAAGCAACCAGACTGGCCTATACAGAGTGTGGAGAGTGGTTTGATCGGGCACTTGCTGTCATAGACCATAACCGTCAGACCGTTGTGGACTTCATGGCAAAGGAATTTCCGGAAGTGATTGTTACGCCGCTAGAAGGTACGTATTTACTCTGGATGGATATCCGTCCTTTGGGTATTGATTATAAACATCTGGCGGAGATTCTTCGCACGGAAGGCAAGTTATTCTTTGATGATGGCTACATATTCGGTACACCGGGAGAAGGATTTGAGCGCTGGAATCTGGCATGCCCGACCCGCTATGTGGAAGAAGCCCTTCTGAGATTAAAGGGAGTACTGAATAAGCATAGAAAAGACTGATGTGAAAATTTTAAAGGCATCTGGACAGAAAAAGGAAATGGCTGGAATATCTGTCCAGGTAAAAATAAATTTTCGGAGGAGAGTATTATGGATTCACTAATTATTTACGGGAGTCATCTTTGTCCTAATACACTGTATTCTATTATAAAGTGCAAGGATAAGGGAATACAATTTCGTTTTAAGGACATCTCAGCCAATCTTGCAGATTTGAAGGAGTTTTTGACGATTTGGTCAGAAGATTCGGATAAGTTATTTCAGCAAGCGAAAGATCAAGGAATGATCGGCCTTCCGTTATTTATTCTGCCAGATGGTACAAAAACGAGAGATCTTAATGGGGTTCTTGCCCAAAAATAATGTATAGTAAAGAAGGATGGTTAAAAATGACAAAGAATTTTTCAACAAAGAACGCACCGGCTGCAATAGGACCGTATTCACAGGCAATTCAGACAGGAGATACCGTATATGTTTCAGGTCAACTCCCAATTGATCCAACCACGGGTGAGTTTCCTTCCGATGATGTGAAGGTTCTTACACAGCAGGCGCTAGATAACATTAGAGCAATCCTGAAAGAAGCAAATATGGACCTTTCCAATATCGTAAAGACTACGGTGCTTCTCGACAGTATGAGTGATTTTGCGGCTATGAATGAAGTGTATGGAAAAAACTTTGCGAAACCGTATCCCACAAGAGCGGCATTTGAAGTGGGAAAACTCCCGAAAAATGCAAAACTGGAAATAGAGGTCATAGCTGTCAGGTAAATATCACAAGAGCTGCAACTATAATGCGAATCACGCGGGGACCTTCCGCTGCGTGGTTCGCATCTTTAATTAAAAAGACTTATTTTCTTAAAGGTACAAGGGCCCGCTTTAGGTCGTACTTTAATAAGTCGCATTGAAAACTTAATGTTCTGAAAATTTTTGAATGGACCAAATAGGTGTCAAGTAAGAAAGGTTCTTTTATGAAGCCGTTGATCACATACCTAAAATAATAAATCTTAAACTGCTTAAATTTTAAAGGACGTGAGCAGTGGCGATGGCTGTCACAATCATAAATTTTGGATGGGATCGATTGATTCATTTGCACTCTACGACTTAGGGAGCATCCCTTAAACATCCCTTAAACGTGCAAAATAAAACGCAAAATCTGATTTTGCAGAAATCGGGATGTAACCTGCATTTATCCTCCTAAAAGTTTCCGATTGTAAATAAAAGGACAACGGCAGATCTGCCTTGTCCTTTCGCATTATGCTAAAGCATATGTATTATTCGGTTTATCAGAGCATTTTTTTGACTATCAAGATAAAGTTAGGCCAAATATTCTCCACAGTCGTGATTGTTATATTGCTTCTTAATTTTGATAACGACGGATTCATCAGGCTGCGTAACTTCCTCAACAATTTTATATTTTGTACGGTTACGTTCCAACTTAACTTTATAATTATCCAATTCTTCTTTGACGCTCCGGACCGCGGCATCATGACCGACGTCCTCTTTCAACTGAAAGTGGATCGTCTGTTCTAAACAAGCGGATATAATACGCTTCATTGATATTACCTCCTCTTTCTATAAAAATGATAACACAAATTTTTTTCTGTAAGCAAGTAAAATTACGATCCGCCTTCAAAGTTTGTCAATTTTGCGCATTTAGTGTGTAAATGAAATTAGTGAAAATATCCACAACAATTAATCGGCCAAAGCAAAAGATCTGAACGGTATCTACTATAAAGAGCATGATCTATTCAAGGCGTCGGCCATGGGTTTTAATAAACTCAAACACGGGGAGATACCATGTTTTTCTGTATTACCGATAAGAAATGCAAGGATGAAATCCCCGCACGTAAAGCCGGCAGAAAAATATCATTCATCTAACATAATCCGATTACACGAGCACATATCCGTCTCTCTATGAAGCTAGGGCCTTGACATCTGGATATAGTTGGGACCTTATGTCGGGAAACGACCCCTAGTAAGAAACTCGCGCCTGGTTTCTTTAAAAAGTGTATTCTCTGCCTAACAATGCAAACTCAGGTTGAAGGACAACCGCCTTCAGATAATCCATCGATTGACTATTTTTGCATTTAATGTTATAGTAAAGCGAACTCAAATCACACTTTGATTTGAGAGTGTCATCGGAGGGCTTTGATTAAAAGGCCGGATAAGATGTCGGGTTTTGCCCGGTATTTTATCTGGCCTTTTTCATGTTTGGAGGGAAAAATCAAAGGAATGAGGAGAATTTGATTTTATGCAAGACTTGTTTCAGGAGGACTGTAATATGGAAACTCAAAACGCGAGTTTTAAGCAAATCAACAAAGAATTTGTCAGGTATGTGGTTCCATCCGTTATAGGAATGCTCGTCCAATCCCTTTACACTGTTTTAGACGGCGTTGTCGTCGGGCAGGGAATCGGCGAGATCGGGCTCGGTGCCGTCAACATCGCGTTTCCTTACGGCATGGTCACGATTGCGCTGGCGATGCTGATCGGCATAGGCGGCGCCAATATTTATTCTATTTATAAAGGCCAGGGAGAAAAGGAAAAAGCCAATAATATCTTTTGCCAGTGTCTTGTCATATCCGCCGTGATTGGCGTCGTACTGGCCCTGGTGGGATTCCTCTTCCGCGAAAATCTGGCCTTGCTGCTGGGGAGCAACGAAGTGTTTCTTCCCTCCGTCACCGCTTATCTGAAATGGCTGGCGCCTTTTTCGCTGCTGCAGATGGTAACCTTCGGTGTCTCTGTTTTTGTCCGCAACGACGGCGCTCCCAAGCTGGTCATGGCGGCTTCCGTCACGGGCGCTGTCATCAACGCGGTCCTTGACGTCATCTTTATTCTCATTCTGCATTACGGTGTTGAGGTGGCGGCGATCACAAACGGCATAGGGCTGCTGATAGAAACCTCATTCTACATAACCCATTTTGCACGGAAGAGGGGCTTGCTGCGGATCAGGAGGCCGGATTTTGATCTTGCCGATATCAGACGGATATTCAGCAACGGTCTTGCCACTTTCCTGATGGAATTCAGCCTGCCCGCCGTCACCGTTTCCTTTAACCTCGCAATCATCCACACTGTCGGGACGCTTGGTGTTGCCGCCTATTCCATCGTAGGCTATGTGTGCGCCGTTATCAACATGTTTCTTGTGGGTGTCACGCAGGGCGCACAGCCCCTGATGAGCTTTTATCATGGCAAGGGCGACCGGAATACCTTTTCCCACATATATCGCCTCGGCATACGCATCAATATCATTGCCCCGGTGCTGTTGGTCGGCCTCTGCATCGCCTTTGGAAACGGGATCGTTTTCCTGTTCCATTCGGGCAATTCCGAATTGACGGCGCTGACGGTCCATATGCTCCGCCTGTACCCGACGGCGCATATCGCAATAGGGGTTACGCTGATGAATATCCTCTTTTTCCAGACCACGGAACGGAACGCCTATGCCGCCCTGATTTCTTTTCTGCGCTGCGTCGGCTTCATACAGGTGTTTCTGCTGCTGTCCGTTTTTCTGTTTAACGGCAAAGGGCTTTACCTTTCCTTCTTAGCCGGCGAGCTGTGCCATCTGGTCATTTCGCAGATACTGGTGCGGCGGACGAAACGAGCGGAAGACAAGGCCACGGGAGTGCCGGCTGCCCTTTTGGAAACGACTGAGAACGCAGGATATTTCATTACCATCAGCCGCGAATATGGTTCGGGAGGACGCATGATCGGCCGCAGGGTGGCCCAGGCTTTGAACGTTCCTTTCTACGACAGGGAAATCATCGGGCTGGCCGCGGAACATGCGAAATTATCCGTGGGAACCGTCGAGCAGTCCGAGGAAAAAATGACGAAGGGCTTTGAATACGGGCTGTACATCGGCCGCAAATATATGCCGATTCCCGATCAGGTCTTTCTTGCACAAAGCAAAGTAATCGATGAGATCGCGGGCAAGGGTTCCTGCGTAATTGTAGGGCGGTGCGCGGACCATATTCTGCGGAATAAGGAAAACTGCATCCACATTTTTATCCATGCACCTTTCGAGCAGCGCGTCCACCGGGCCGTCGAGGAATACGGGCTGCCGGCGAAGGATGCGGAGCAGGCGGTACGGAACAACGATGCGGCCCGGGAAAGCTACTATAACCATTATACCGGTGCGGAATGGGGCGACGCGCACAACTACCATTTATCTATCGACAGCGGCATCGGAATAGACCGGTGTGCGGAATTGATTCTCTGTGCCGTAAAAGGACAAATCAGATAAATTAGCCTTGTATGTCGATAAATGAAGCTCTCGGCAAATCCCGGAAGGGACGTTGGCTAGCCGCCATCGCAGAAGAAACACCTCGCGTCCACAGGGCATTTCATAACAACGCTGAACCGAACCTGCTGCCGACGCCGAATGGTTCTGTACGAAACCAGCTGCGTAATCGACGTAAAGCAGTCGGGACCAGTCAGCAAAAAACCTGCTCTCCTGAAGGAAAACGAACTGGATAAAATCAAGTTAAGGAACTGAAGGTCGTGTCAAACTTGTCCCCCTTTTAGCGGGGCCTTTTTATTCGGCTGGGCCGCCTCCGGTTTCGCCGGCTAAGTCAGCACTTTATTTTAAATTGACAAACAAAACTAATCCGCCGGTACATTTCCGGCGGATTAGTTTATCGGCCTTCTTTCAGAAGTTGTTTATTACGGTCATGCTTTGCAATGAAATCCGCGGTGTCGTTTTAAAGGTTAAATGAGTTTTTGCCAGCTTTGCAAAGAATCCTCAACTACTTCATGAACGTGTTCAAAGTCTTTCGTTTCTATACAATCTATAATCCTCTGATGATACTGAGGGGCTTTAGAATCAATCTTTTCCAACTTGACCGTCTCGCCGATAGAGCTTTGAAAAATACTGTAAACCCCTTTGAGAATGTAACCGAAAAAAATATTATGGCAACTGTCAATCAAAGACATATGGAACTGATAATCCATTTCCTGCGCTAATTCATACTGACCTTTTTTGACAGCCTCTGCCATAGATTGAACATTTTCCTTCAGTTGAGCGACATCATCCGGAGAGGTCTTTCGAATTGCCATGCGCACGGTTGCATCATCCAGTACTTCGCGCAGCTCCAGCAGTTCAGTGTTACTGCTTAGTTTTGATATAACACTGTAGACAATAGTGTCGAATGTAGACTGATTCAACTGAGAACAAACATAAGTCCCGTCCCCGCGTCGAATTTCCATAATCCCCATCGTCGTAAGGATTTTTATAGCTTCCCGCAGCGAATTGCGGCTGACCTGCAATTCGCTGATCAGTTCATATTCATTTGGAATTTTCATTCCAGGTTTATAATAACCTTTAATAATCTGTTTTTGCATATATTCAATAATCTGACGTACGACAGTCTTTTTTTCCGAAGCGCGCACGCCGTCATGCCTATTTTCTATAGCCATTTTAATTTCCCCATTTGCAATTGTTTTTTGAATTATAACACAAAATGAAATAAAGCGATAGACTATAGAGTATTGATAATAGAAAATTTTTAGTTCCTTTCAGTCAATGAAATTCATAATCGACAACTATTCTGTGATCAATTACCTGAAATACGAATTCGCGTACCTTTAAGTGCAAGGGATGTACAAGGTACTTCTCCAATGCTTCTTTACTTTCAAATTTCTGATTCAGGCACATATCATAAAACCGCTCTTCCCGGTTGTAGTTATGTCCGGTTTCAGTCGAGATCACGCCCGGAATCTTCTCGCTAATTTTCTGAAATTTTTCAGCAAGCTCCTGGGCGTTCTCGTTTCCTGTTTTTCCAAGTGCTTCAGATTTCATTTTAAAAAAAACAACATGCGTAATCATCACGCGTCCATTTCTCCTTTTATTTTAACAAAACAGTTTCCGTCCCACTGCCGCGATATTTTCAGCAGTGATGCCATTTTTATTAAGTAAACGATTATAGGGGGCAGATTCTCCAAACCGATCCTGAATGCCGACTCTGCGCACAATTCCCTTACCCATATCGGCAACCACCTCACAGACGGCACTGCCTAACCCGTTAATGATATTATGATCCTCAACTGTGATAATTTTTCCGGTTCGCCCAACAGCAGCTCTAACTGCTTCCGTATCCAATGGTTTGATGGTATGCATGTCAATCACCGAAGCGTGGATTCCCCTGTCAGAGAGAAGGTTGGCTCCCGCCAGTGCGACACTCATGACATCTCCGTTCGCAATGATGGTAATATCGTCTCCGTCCATCAATTTTTTTGCCCGGCCGATTTCAAAGGATTCATTTTCATTATAGATTTGAGGGATGGGGTCCCGGGTAAAGCGTAAATAGACAGGGCCGTCGTATTCAGCCGCGGCGCGGATCAATCTACGGGTAGAGTTATAATCGCACCCCATAATCACTGTCATATTAGGAATCGTTCTGAGAATTCCCATATCCTCAATTCCCTGATGGCTCGCACCGTCGTTCGCCGGCGTCAGCCCACCGTGGGAACACGCAATCTTGACATTAAGCTTCGGATAGCAAATTTCCTGGCGAATCTGTTCACACATTCTCATGCTGCCGAACACGGCATAGGTGGTTATATACGGAATTTTGCCGCAGGTTGCCAGACCGGCGGCAACGCCACAGGCGTTTTGCTCCGCAATGCCAACATTTATATGCTGTTCCGGCAGCTCCTTTGCAAAATCAAGCGTTTTACAAGATTTTCCGATGTCACAGTCCACCACGTAAATATTGGAATTCTTACGACCCAGCGCCAGAATTTCATCGCCGTATGCTTCTCTGGTGGCGACGGATTTTTGGGATTCGCGCATTTAAAATCCTCCTTCCAAATCCTGCATTGCCCGAAGATACTGTTCTTCATTGGGGGCCATGCCATGCCACATCACAACGTTTTCCATATAAGAGACACCTTTACCCTTGACCG
This window contains:
- a CDS encoding RidA family protein gives rise to the protein MTKNFSTKNAPAAIGPYSQAIQTGDTVYVSGQLPIDPTTGEFPSDDVKVLTQQALDNIRAILKEANMDLSNIVKTTVLLDSMSDFAAMNEVYGKNFAKPYPTRAAFEVGKLPKNAKLEIEVIAVR
- a CDS encoding FadR/GntR family transcriptional regulator yields the protein MAIENRHDGVRASEKKTVVRQIIEYMQKQIIKGYYKPGMKIPNEYELISELQVSRNSLREAIKILTTMGIMEIRRGDGTYVCSQLNQSTFDTIVYSVISKLSSNTELLELREVLDDATVRMAIRKTSPDDVAQLKENVQSMAEAVKKGQYELAQEMDYQFHMSLIDSCHNIFFGYILKGVYSIFQSSIGETVKLEKIDSKAPQYHQRIIDCIETKDFEHVHEVVEDSLQSWQKLI
- a CDS encoding spore germination protein, with product MSTKGWEKRSVSEPQSETVVRGPREGFTENLRTNTSLIRRKIRNEHLRVDHMTVGRKTQTDICLIYLDGVADPQVVDTVKYRIGHLDVDSILESGYIEEYIDDAPFSPFATIGYSEKPDVVAARILEGRTAIVVDGTPFVLTAPMLFIESFQTAEDYYTRPLYASLTRILRFVAFLIAVFGPAVYISLTAFHQELLPTTLLFTIAKAREGTPFPAFVEALIMLFAFEILREAGIRLPRPVGQAIGLVGAAVLGATGAGIFGSLSEGVENMVHITGKVEPVMKNHEIYTDCFGVYKNAFTAWKDAKIYDKLSAVCLKHWG
- a CDS encoding transketolase family protein, yielding MRESQKSVATREAYGDEILALGRKNSNIYVVDCDIGKSCKTLDFAKELPEQHINVGIAEQNACGVAAGLATCGKIPYITTYAVFGSMRMCEQIRQEICYPKLNVKIACSHGGLTPANDGASHQGIEDMGILRTIPNMTVIMGCDYNSTRRLIRAAAEYDGPVYLRFTRDPIPQIYNENESFEIGRAKKLMDGDDITIIANGDVMSVALAGANLLSDRGIHASVIDMHTIKPLDTEAVRAAVGRTGKIITVEDHNIINGLGSAVCEVVADMGKGIVRRVGIQDRFGESAPYNRLLNKNGITAENIAAVGRKLFC
- a CDS encoding cytidylate kinase family protein, translated to METQNASFKQINKEFVRYVVPSVIGMLVQSLYTVLDGVVVGQGIGEIGLGAVNIAFPYGMVTIALAMLIGIGGANIYSIYKGQGEKEKANNIFCQCLVISAVIGVVLALVGFLFRENLALLLGSNEVFLPSVTAYLKWLAPFSLLQMVTFGVSVFVRNDGAPKLVMAASVTGAVINAVLDVIFILILHYGVEVAAITNGIGLLIETSFYITHFARKRGLLRIRRPDFDLADIRRIFSNGLATFLMEFSLPAVTVSFNLAIIHTVGTLGVAAYSIVGYVCAVINMFLVGVTQGAQPLMSFYHGKGDRNTFSHIYRLGIRINIIAPVLLVGLCIAFGNGIVFLFHSGNSELTALTVHMLRLYPTAHIAIGVTLMNILFFQTTERNAYAALISFLRCVGFIQVFLLLSVFLFNGKGLYLSFLAGELCHLVISQILVRRTKRAEDKATGVPAALLETTENAGYFITISREYGSGGRMIGRRVAQALNVPFYDREIIGLAAEHAKLSVGTVEQSEEKMTKGFEYGLYIGRKYMPIPDQVFLAQSKVIDEIAGKGSCVIVGRCADHILRNKENCIHIFIHAPFEQRVHRAVEEYGLPAKDAEQAVRNNDAARESYYNHYTGAEWGDAHNYHLSIDSGIGIDRCAELILCAVKGQIR
- a CDS encoding glutaredoxin yields the protein MDSLIIYGSHLCPNTLYSIIKCKDKGIQFRFKDISANLADLKEFLTIWSEDSDKLFQQAKDQGMIGLPLFILPDGTKTRDLNGVLAQK
- a CDS encoding Dabb family protein — translated: MITHVVFFKMKSEALGKTGNENAQELAEKFQKISEKIPGVISTETGHNYNREERFYDMCLNQKFESKEALEKYLVHPLHLKVREFVFQVIDHRIVVDYEFH
- a CDS encoding aminotransferase class I/II-fold pyridoxal phosphate-dependent enzyme; this translates as MPGYHHTVFASISEEFAMHSITMTAASKSFNLAGMQTSCVIIPNKELRDAFHAEQLLDEVNPKSNILGYEATRLAYTECGEWFDRALAVIDHNRQTVVDFMAKEFPEVIVTPLEGTYLLWMDIRPLGIDYKHLAEILRTEGKLFFDDGYIFGTPGEGFERWNLACPTRYVEEALLRLKGVLNKHRKD
- a CDS encoding winged helix-turn-helix transcriptional regulator, translated to MLTKEELPACPVATIVQLIGNKWKLLIIRNLLAGTQRFNEMRRTIPGISQKVLTDNLRSLEEDGLVTRRIFAEVPPRVEYSLSELGRTLKPVFDSMQAWGEGYQELVRNSAEK